One part of the Paraburkholderia flagellata genome encodes these proteins:
- a CDS encoding anti-sigma factor family protein: MNCNEARPLVDASVDRELSAADEWRVREHLAGCEGCRRVADDAQAISQMIRSAPYHRAPAGLAARIVAALPATEVASAKATPTPAPVRDSGGWRGWVRHWWPGSGAGAQGGGGWSAPVANAGPRAATLAWFGCAVLILCALAVIATLHLRRPAAETAFVDDLVSSHVRAQISGRDIDVISTDRHTVKPWFNGRIDYAPPVFDLAQEGFALAGGRLDYVGRERVAVLVYHYRKHVIDVYVFPPGSSGPAVSGAAPQGSSEGYALLRWQAAGMTWWAVTDAGSDALDGLRAALDARLAGGASEAAGG; encoded by the coding sequence ATGAACTGTAACGAAGCGCGCCCGCTGGTCGACGCGAGCGTCGATCGCGAACTCTCCGCCGCCGACGAATGGCGTGTGCGCGAGCATCTCGCAGGTTGCGAGGGGTGCCGCCGTGTCGCCGACGATGCGCAGGCCATCTCCCAGATGATCCGCTCCGCGCCCTATCATCGTGCGCCGGCTGGACTGGCTGCGCGTATCGTCGCGGCATTGCCGGCGACCGAAGTGGCGTCTGCGAAGGCAACGCCGACGCCCGCTCCCGTGCGCGACTCAGGTGGCTGGCGCGGCTGGGTGCGCCACTGGTGGCCGGGCAGCGGCGCAGGAGCGCAAGGCGGTGGTGGCTGGAGCGCACCGGTTGCCAACGCCGGCCCGCGCGCGGCCACGCTTGCGTGGTTTGGCTGCGCCGTGCTGATCCTCTGTGCGCTGGCGGTGATCGCCACGTTGCACCTGCGCCGCCCGGCCGCTGAAACAGCCTTCGTCGACGATCTCGTGTCGAGTCACGTGCGCGCCCAGATCTCAGGCCGCGATATCGATGTGATATCGACCGACCGCCATACCGTGAAGCCATGGTTCAACGGTCGTATCGACTACGCGCCGCCCGTCTTCGATCTGGCGCAGGAGGGTTTTGCGCTGGCGGGCGGACGGCTCGATTATGTGGGGCGCGAACGCGTCGCGGTGCTCGTCTATCATTATCGCAAGCATGTGATCGACGTCTATGTGTTCCCGCCGGGCTCGAGCGGACCGGCCGTCTCGGGCGCCGCGCCGCAGGGTTCGAGCGAAGGCTACGCGCTCCTGCGCTGGCAGGCCGCGGGCATGACCTGGTGGGCCGTGACGGACGCTGGCTCAGACGCGCTCGACGGTCTGCGCGCGGCGCTCGACGCCCGTCTCGCGGG
- a CDS encoding RNA polymerase sigma factor, translating to MGESAYEQDEAGRSRRFQALALPHLDAAYNLARWLSRNPGDAEDIVQEAFLRAFRFFDAFRGDEARPWLLAIVRRVWYDEWRRRTGAEEVAPFDELRDDAPLEGWETGGVDPETLAIRAEDTRHVQDALRRLPVEYREVLVLRELEELGYREIAAIADLPIGTVMSRLARGRRRLATLLAAYHGGASASGAASGPASESVLRAHGCADDKAGVGGSNQARRPSGRGSGGRFREEPAADGGAPLRSRTEGRTTEAPDEL from the coding sequence GTGGGCGAATCCGCGTATGAGCAGGATGAGGCCGGACGCAGCCGCCGCTTTCAGGCGCTGGCGCTGCCGCATCTCGATGCGGCCTACAATCTCGCGCGCTGGCTTTCGCGCAATCCGGGCGACGCGGAAGATATCGTCCAGGAGGCGTTCCTGCGCGCGTTTCGCTTCTTCGACGCGTTTCGCGGCGACGAGGCCCGCCCGTGGCTCCTCGCGATCGTGCGGCGTGTCTGGTACGACGAATGGCGGCGGCGCACGGGCGCGGAAGAGGTGGCGCCGTTCGATGAATTGCGCGACGACGCGCCGCTCGAAGGCTGGGAAACGGGCGGCGTCGATCCGGAGACGCTCGCGATCCGCGCCGAAGACACCCGCCACGTGCAGGACGCGTTGAGGCGCCTGCCGGTGGAATATCGGGAAGTGCTGGTGCTGCGCGAGCTGGAAGAACTGGGCTATCGAGAGATCGCGGCAATTGCCGACCTGCCGATTGGCACCGTGATGTCGCGACTGGCACGTGGCCGCAGGCGTCTGGCGACGCTGCTGGCGGCGTACCACGGCGGCGCTAGCGCCAGTGGTGCAGCCAGCGGGCCTGCAAGCGAATCTGTCCTCCGCGCCCATGGCTGCGCGGACGACAAGGCAGGAGTCGGGGGAAGTAATCAAGCCAGGAGACCATCCGGCCGGGGGAGCGGCGGTCGGTTCCGCGAGGAGCCGGCCGCCGACGGCGGAGCGCCGTTGCGCTCTCGCACCGAAGGCCGAACGACGGAGGCGCCAGATGAACTGTAA
- a CDS encoding substrate binding domain-containing protein — protein sequence MDRFKQIETFVRVAEAGSLAAAALEEGVSPVILGRRIDALEKRLGVKLIYRSTRRLVVSEEGAAFLERCRGLLADWDQAENELSAGRQVVSGHLIVSAPAAFGRKHVAPLAPEFLADKPELQVSFNLTDRVVDLVREGYDLSIRIGGAVDPNFVAVKLATNRRVVCGTPEYFRKHGRPKTLEDLPNHNCLAFNLQGGQNRGWYFSRGGKLVTVRVGGTLDCNDGELLHRWVTESLGLGWRSTWEIDAQLARGELETVLDEYALPDYDILAVYPQQRYVPARVRYFIDYLKEVYARPGYWAGA from the coding sequence ATGGACCGCTTCAAGCAGATCGAAACCTTCGTGCGCGTCGCGGAGGCGGGCAGCCTCGCGGCCGCGGCGCTCGAGGAAGGCGTCTCGCCGGTGATCCTCGGGCGGCGTATCGACGCACTGGAAAAGCGCCTGGGCGTGAAACTCATTTACCGTTCGACGCGGCGGCTCGTGGTGAGCGAGGAGGGCGCGGCCTTTCTCGAGCGCTGTCGCGGCCTGCTCGCCGACTGGGATCAGGCCGAAAACGAACTGTCCGCCGGGCGCCAGGTGGTGAGCGGCCATCTGATCGTCTCGGCGCCGGCCGCGTTCGGGCGCAAGCACGTCGCGCCGCTCGCACCCGAGTTTCTCGCCGACAAGCCCGAACTCCAGGTCTCGTTCAATCTCACCGACCGCGTAGTCGATCTGGTGCGCGAGGGCTATGACCTGTCGATCCGCATTGGCGGCGCGGTGGATCCGAATTTCGTCGCCGTGAAACTCGCCACGAACCGGCGCGTGGTGTGCGGCACGCCCGAGTATTTCCGCAAGCACGGGCGGCCCAAAACGCTCGAAGACCTGCCGAATCACAATTGCCTTGCGTTCAACCTGCAGGGCGGCCAGAACCGCGGCTGGTACTTCAGCCGCGGCGGCAAGCTCGTGACGGTGCGCGTGGGCGGCACGCTCGACTGCAATGACGGCGAACTGCTGCACCGCTGGGTGACCGAGAGCCTCGGCCTCGGCTGGCGCTCGACCTGGGAGATTGACGCCCAACTCGCGCGCGGCGAACTCGAAACCGTGCTCGACGAGTACGCGCTGCCGGATTACGACATCCTCGCGGTGTATCCGCAGCAGCGCTACGTGCCGGCGCGCGTGCGCTATTTCATCGACTATCTCAAGGAGGTCTACGCGCGGCCGGGGTATTGGGCGGGCGCGTGA
- the gcl gene encoding glyoxylate carboligase, which produces MAKMRAVDAAVLVLEKEGIDTAFGVPGAAINPFYSAMKKAGGITHVLARHVEGASHMAEGYTRATPGNIGVCIGTSGPAGTDMITGLYSAQADSIPILAITGQAPRARLYKEDFQAVDIESIAKPVTKWSVTVREPALVPRVFQQAFHLMRSGRPGPVLVDLPIDVQLAEIEFDIDTYEPLPVYKPKASRKQIEAALELLNASEKPLIVSGGGVLNAAAEDLLVKFAETVGVPVIPTLMSWGAIADDHPLMAGMVGLQTSHRYGNATMLASDFVLGIGNRWANRHTGSVEVYTKGRKFVHVDIEPTQIGRVFGPDLGIVSDAKAALELFVEIAQEWKAAGKLKDRSAWVADCQQRKRTMLRKTHFENTPIKPQRVYEEMNKAFGRDTCYVSTIGLSQIAGAQFLHVYKARNWINCGQAGPLGWTIPAALGVRAADPTRPIVALSGDYDFQFMVEELAVGAQFKLPYVHVVVNNSYLGLIRQAQRAFDMDFCVQLAFENINAPEVNGYGVDHVTVAEGLGCKALRVFKPEEIAPALKQAQSMAAEFSVPVVVEVILERVTNISMGTEIDAINEFEELAEKPEHAPTAISALNALD; this is translated from the coding sequence ATGGCCAAAATGAGAGCCGTCGACGCCGCTGTTCTGGTGCTCGAAAAAGAAGGCATCGATACCGCTTTCGGCGTGCCGGGCGCAGCCATCAATCCGTTCTATTCGGCGATGAAGAAAGCCGGCGGCATCACCCACGTGCTGGCGCGCCACGTCGAAGGCGCCTCGCACATGGCCGAAGGCTATACGCGGGCCACGCCCGGCAACATTGGCGTGTGCATCGGCACCTCGGGCCCCGCGGGCACCGACATGATCACGGGCCTCTACTCGGCCCAGGCCGATTCGATTCCGATCCTCGCGATCACGGGCCAGGCGCCGCGCGCCCGCCTCTACAAGGAAGACTTTCAGGCCGTCGACATCGAGTCGATCGCCAAGCCCGTCACCAAGTGGTCCGTCACCGTGCGCGAGCCCGCGCTCGTGCCGCGCGTGTTCCAGCAGGCGTTCCATCTGATGCGCTCGGGCCGTCCCGGTCCGGTGCTGGTCGATTTGCCCATCGACGTGCAGCTCGCCGAAATCGAATTCGACATCGACACCTACGAGCCGCTGCCGGTCTACAAGCCGAAGGCATCGCGCAAGCAGATCGAAGCTGCGCTCGAACTGCTCAACGCCAGCGAAAAACCGCTGATCGTCTCGGGTGGCGGCGTGCTCAACGCAGCCGCCGAAGACCTGCTCGTCAAGTTCGCCGAAACCGTGGGCGTGCCCGTCATCCCGACGCTCATGTCGTGGGGCGCGATTGCCGACGACCACCCGCTCATGGCCGGCATGGTCGGCCTGCAGACCTCGCATCGCTACGGCAACGCCACGATGCTCGCCTCCGACTTCGTGCTCGGCATCGGCAACCGCTGGGCGAACCGTCATACGGGCAGCGTCGAGGTCTACACGAAGGGCCGCAAGTTCGTGCACGTCGATATCGAACCGACGCAGATCGGCCGCGTGTTCGGTCCGGATCTCGGCATCGTGTCGGACGCGAAGGCCGCACTCGAACTCTTCGTTGAAATCGCGCAGGAATGGAAGGCCGCGGGCAAGTTGAAGGACCGCAGCGCGTGGGTGGCCGACTGCCAGCAACGCAAGCGCACGATGCTTCGCAAGACGCACTTCGAGAACACGCCGATCAAGCCGCAACGCGTGTACGAAGAGATGAACAAGGCGTTCGGCCGCGACACCTGCTACGTGAGCACGATCGGCCTTTCGCAGATCGCAGGCGCGCAGTTCCTGCACGTGTACAAGGCGCGCAACTGGATCAACTGCGGCCAGGCGGGCCCGCTCGGCTGGACGATTCCCGCAGCACTCGGCGTACGCGCAGCCGATCCGACGCGTCCCATCGTGGCGCTCTCGGGCGATTACGACTTCCAGTTCATGGTCGAAGAGCTGGCCGTGGGCGCACAGTTCAAGCTGCCGTATGTGCACGTGGTCGTGAACAACTCGTATCTCGGCCTGATCCGTCAGGCGCAGCGCGCGTTCGACATGGACTTCTGCGTGCAGCTCGCGTTCGAGAACATCAACGCGCCTGAAGTGAACGGCTATGGCGTCGATCACGTCACGGTCGCCGAAGGCCTCGGTTGCAAGGCGCTGCGCGTGTTCAAGCCGGAGGAAATCGCACCGGCGCTGAAGCAGGCGCAGTCGATGGCGGCCGAGTTCAGCGTGCCGGTGGTCGTCGAAGTGATTCTCGAGCGTGTGACCAACATCTCGATGGGCACCGAGATCGACGCCATCAACGAATTCGAGGAACTGGCCGAAAAGCCCGAGCACGCGCCGACTGCCATCAGCGCACTCAATGCCCTCGACTGA
- the hyi gene encoding hydroxypyruvate isomerase, whose amino-acid sequence MPKFAANLTMLFNEVPFLDRFAAAAQAGFDAVEFLFPYPYKAAELAERLEVNGLKLVLHNLPAGNWEAGERGIACLPDRRGEFQEGVGRAIEYAKALKVPQLNCLVGIPTAGVDRETALATIVDNLRFAAGELKREGIRLLVEPCNSYDIPGFALNRSAEALDVIKKTGSDNLFLQYDIYHMQRMEGELAATMKKHFAKIAHIQLADNPGRNEPGTGEINYPFLFDLLDTLGYEGHIGCEYKPSTTTVEGLSWLRSAKQRTAELA is encoded by the coding sequence ATGCCAAAATTCGCCGCGAACCTCACCATGCTGTTCAACGAAGTGCCCTTCCTCGACCGCTTCGCCGCGGCGGCGCAAGCGGGCTTCGACGCCGTGGAGTTCCTGTTCCCCTATCCGTACAAGGCCGCTGAACTGGCCGAGCGCCTCGAAGTCAACGGGCTGAAGCTCGTGCTTCACAATCTGCCCGCCGGCAACTGGGAAGCGGGCGAGCGCGGCATTGCCTGCCTGCCCGATCGCCGTGGCGAGTTCCAGGAAGGCGTCGGCCGCGCGATCGAGTACGCGAAGGCGCTGAAGGTGCCGCAGCTCAACTGCCTCGTCGGCATTCCGACGGCAGGCGTCGATCGCGAGACGGCGCTCGCCACGATCGTCGATAACCTTCGCTTTGCCGCTGGCGAACTGAAGCGCGAAGGCATCCGCCTGCTGGTCGAGCCGTGCAACTCGTACGACATTCCCGGTTTCGCGCTGAACCGCTCCGCCGAAGCGCTCGACGTGATCAAAAAGACCGGCTCGGACAACCTGTTCCTGCAGTACGACATCTATCACATGCAGCGCATGGAAGGCGAACTCGCCGCGACGATGAAGAAGCACTTCGCGAAGATCGCCCACATCCAGCTCGCCGACAATCCTGGCCGCAACGAGCCCGGCACAGGCGAAATCAACTACCCGTTCCTGTTCGATCTGCTCGACACGCTCGGCTACGAAGGTCACATCGGATGCGAGTACAAGCCGAGCACGACGACCGTCGAAGGTCTCAGCTGGTTGCGCAGCGCGAAGCAGCGCACCGCCGAACTCGCCTGA
- a CDS encoding 2-hydroxy-3-oxopropionate reductase, with the protein MAKIGFIGLGIMGAHMARNLIKGGHTLAVNGKYPVPDDLRTQTEVVADSTTVAKVSDIVIVMVPDTPDVANVLFADDGVAKGLSAGKLVIDMSSISPLETQQFAKQINALGCDYLDAPVSGGEVGAREATLTIMVGGPQKSFDLAKPLFELMGKNISLIGDNGAGQTCKVANQIIVALNIEAVAEALLFAARSGADPERVRKALMGGFASSRILEVHGERMTKRTFNPGFRIELHQKDLNLAIDGARKLGIALPHTASAQQLFSVCAANGGKAWDHSAMIRALEIMANFEIAEPQTQVKAA; encoded by the coding sequence ATGGCAAAGATTGGCTTTATCGGACTCGGCATCATGGGCGCGCACATGGCGCGCAACCTCATCAAGGGCGGCCACACGCTCGCCGTGAACGGCAAGTACCCGGTGCCCGACGACCTGCGCACGCAAACCGAAGTCGTCGCCGATTCGACGACCGTGGCGAAGGTGTCGGACATCGTCATCGTGATGGTGCCGGACACCCCTGATGTCGCCAACGTCCTGTTCGCCGACGACGGCGTTGCCAAGGGTCTTTCGGCTGGCAAGCTCGTGATCGACATGAGCTCGATCTCGCCGCTCGAAACGCAACAGTTCGCCAAGCAGATCAACGCGCTTGGCTGCGACTATCTCGACGCACCGGTCTCGGGCGGCGAAGTCGGCGCACGCGAAGCCACGCTCACGATCATGGTCGGCGGCCCGCAAAAGTCGTTCGATCTCGCCAAGCCGCTGTTCGAATTGATGGGCAAGAACATTTCGCTCATCGGCGACAACGGCGCGGGCCAGACCTGCAAGGTAGCGAACCAGATCATCGTCGCGCTGAACATCGAGGCCGTGGCCGAAGCGCTGCTGTTCGCAGCACGTTCGGGCGCCGACCCCGAGCGCGTGCGCAAGGCCCTCATGGGCGGCTTCGCTTCGTCGCGCATTCTCGAAGTGCACGGCGAGCGCATGACCAAGCGCACGTTCAATCCGGGCTTCCGTATCGAATTGCACCAGAAGGACCTGAACCTCGCGATCGACGGCGCGCGCAAGCTGGGCATCGCGCTGCCGCACACCGCGAGCGCGCAGCAGCTCTTCAGCGTGTGCGCCGCGAACGGCGGCAAAGCCTGGGACCACTCGGCGATGATCCGCGCGCTCGAAATCATGGCGAACTTCGAGATCGCCGAACCGCAAACGCAAGTGAAGGCGGCTTAA
- the lysM gene encoding peptidoglycan-binding protein LysM, giving the protein MGIINFIKEAGEKLFGATAAPAAAAEPAAAPADPAANLAALNQKAGEAIAAYIRSQGLDADNLGVAYDGVSHTVTVTGNAADQPTKEKILVAAGNVQNVDKVDDQMSVTNPAPEAQHHTVVSGDNLWKIAEKYYGSGAKNDAIFQANTPMLKSPDKIYPGQVLVIPPLQ; this is encoded by the coding sequence ATGGGCATTATCAATTTCATCAAGGAAGCAGGCGAAAAACTCTTCGGCGCAACTGCCGCACCGGCCGCGGCCGCGGAACCCGCTGCTGCACCCGCAGACCCCGCCGCGAATCTCGCCGCACTGAACCAGAAGGCCGGCGAGGCGATCGCGGCCTATATCCGCTCGCAAGGCCTCGACGCCGACAACCTCGGCGTGGCCTACGACGGCGTCTCGCACACCGTGACGGTCACCGGCAACGCGGCCGACCAGCCGACGAAGGAGAAGATCCTCGTCGCGGCCGGCAACGTGCAGAACGTCGACAAGGTCGACGACCAGATGAGCGTGACGAACCCCGCGCCCGAGGCGCAGCACCACACGGTCGTTTCCGGCGACAACCTCTGGAAGATCGCCGAGAAGTACTACGGCAGCGGCGCGAAGAACGACGCGATTTTCCAGGCGAACACGCCGATGCTAAAGAGCCCGGACAAGATCTATCCGGGTCAGGTGCTGGTGATTCCGCCGCTGCAGTAA
- a CDS encoding asparaginase codes for MNTSTSTSAAAPKALPRIAVLATGGTIAGSAADAANTAGYQAGVIGVAQLLAAVPGLDAIAQIHAEQVASIDSKDMSLALWSTLAQRVNELLASDEIDGVVITHGTDTLEETAYLLHLTVKSAKPCILTAAMRPATALSADGPLNLLNAVTLAASAAATGQGVLVAFNNRIHCARDVAKTSTYAVDAFQSPEIGALGWVQDGRVEFQRRALRPHTVDAPFTASVQWPQVEIVTSYAGVSRAAVEALVAAGVDGFVVAGTGNGSIHGALQQSLAEAAAKGVAVVRASRVGSGHVMHNGAAKDDALGFVSSGTLSPYKSRVLLLLALAAGTTDKAGLQYVFDTY; via the coding sequence ATGAATACTTCCACTTCCACTTCCGCGGCGGCGCCGAAAGCGCTGCCGCGCATCGCTGTGCTCGCCACGGGCGGCACCATCGCGGGCTCTGCTGCCGACGCGGCGAACACTGCGGGCTACCAGGCCGGCGTGATCGGCGTCGCGCAGCTTCTGGCAGCCGTGCCGGGGCTTGACGCCATCGCGCAGATCCACGCCGAGCAGGTCGCGAGCATCGACAGCAAGGACATGTCGCTCGCGCTGTGGTCCACGCTCGCGCAGCGCGTGAACGAACTGCTGGCTAGCGACGAGATCGACGGCGTGGTGATCACGCACGGCACAGATACGCTCGAAGAAACCGCGTATCTGCTGCATCTCACGGTGAAGAGTGCGAAGCCGTGCATCTTGACGGCGGCGATGCGGCCCGCAACGGCGCTTTCCGCCGACGGCCCGCTCAATCTGCTCAACGCCGTCACGCTCGCGGCGAGCGCGGCGGCGACGGGGCAGGGCGTGCTGGTGGCGTTCAATAACCGCATTCATTGCGCACGCGACGTCGCGAAGACCAGTACCTATGCGGTGGATGCGTTTCAGTCGCCCGAAATCGGTGCGCTGGGCTGGGTGCAGGATGGGCGCGTGGAATTCCAGCGCCGCGCGCTGCGCCCGCATACGGTCGATGCGCCGTTCACGGCGTCGGTGCAATGGCCGCAGGTCGAGATCGTGACGAGCTATGCGGGCGTGTCGCGCGCCGCGGTCGAAGCGCTCGTGGCCGCCGGCGTGGATGGCTTCGTCGTGGCCGGTACCGGCAACGGCTCGATTCACGGCGCGTTGCAGCAGTCGCTGGCCGAAGCGGCGGCGAAGGGCGTGGCCGTTGTGCGCGCTTCGCGCGTCGGCTCGGGGCACGTGATGCACAACGGCGCGGCGAAGGACGACGCGCTCGGCTTCGTTTCTTCGGGCACGCTTAGCCCGTACAAGTCGCGTGTGCTGTTGCTGCTCGCGCTCGCAGCAGGCACGACCGACAAGGCGGGGCTGCAGTACGTGTTCGACACGTACTGA
- a CDS encoding CysB family HTH-type transcriptional regulator: protein MNFQQLRFVREAVRQNMNLTEVANVLYTSQSGVSKQIKDLEDELGVDIFVRRGKRLTGLTEPGKAVHQLIERMLLDAENLRRVARQFADQDSGHLVVATTHTQARYALPKVVHQFREVFPKVHLALRQGNPQQIAQMIINGEADIGISTEALDRFPDIVTFPCYSWHHVVVVPKTHPLVGRENLTLEDVAEYPVITYDQDFTGRSHIDQAFAKASVVPDVVLTAIDADVIKTYVELGMGVGIVAAMAYDPKRDSELVALDTEHLFEASTTRVGLRKGAFLRQYAYRLIEMFAPQLTEQQIASQLREAT, encoded by the coding sequence ATGAATTTTCAGCAGTTGCGCTTCGTGCGCGAAGCCGTGCGGCAGAACATGAACCTGACCGAAGTGGCGAACGTGCTCTACACGTCGCAGTCGGGCGTCTCCAAGCAGATCAAGGATCTCGAAGACGAACTCGGCGTGGACATCTTCGTTCGCCGCGGCAAACGCTTGACCGGTCTCACGGAGCCGGGCAAGGCGGTGCATCAACTCATCGAGCGCATGCTGCTCGACGCCGAGAACCTGCGCCGCGTGGCGCGTCAGTTCGCGGACCAGGACAGCGGCCACCTCGTGGTCGCGACGACGCACACGCAGGCGCGTTACGCGCTGCCGAAGGTCGTGCACCAGTTCCGCGAAGTGTTTCCGAAGGTCCACCTCGCACTGCGCCAGGGCAATCCGCAACAGATCGCGCAGATGATCATCAACGGCGAGGCCGACATCGGCATCTCGACCGAGGCGCTCGACCGCTTCCCCGATATCGTCACGTTCCCGTGCTACTCGTGGCATCACGTGGTGGTGGTGCCGAAGACGCATCCGCTCGTGGGGCGCGAAAATCTCACGCTCGAAGACGTGGCCGAGTATCCGGTCATCACCTACGATCAGGATTTCACGGGCCGCTCGCATATCGACCAGGCGTTTGCGAAGGCGAGCGTGGTGCCCGACGTGGTGCTGACCGCTATCGACGCGGACGTGATCAAGACCTATGTCGAACTCGGCATGGGTGTGGGCATCGTCGCGGCGATGGCCTACGACCCGAAGCGCGACAGCGAACTCGTCGCGCTCGACACGGAGCATCTGTTCGAAGCGAGCACGACGCGAGTGGGCCTGCGCAAGGGCGCGTTCCTGCGCCAGTACGCGTACCGGCTCATCGAAATGTTCGCGCCGCAACTCACCGAACAGCAGATCGCAAGCCAGTTGCGCGAGGCAACCTGA
- a CDS encoding sulfate/molybdate ABC transporter ATP-binding protein — protein sequence MGITVSNLQKRFGDFTALDNVSLDFPPGELVALLGPSGCGKTTLLRVIAGLEYADAGQVVLQGQDVGEVGARERQVGFVFQHYALFRHMTVFENVAFGLRVKPRGERPSEAVIREKVHELLKLVQLDWLAQRYPSELSGGQRQRIALARALAVEPKVLLLDEPFGALDAKVRKELRSWLRRLHDDLHISTIFVTHDQEEALEVADRIVVMNHGHVEQVGSPQDVYDHPQTSFVYEFLGAANRLRGSVDARGFVAEGAAQPISVHASFEGPALAYVRPHDLVLHREARDHRDGIVVDVRRVVTLGGSVRVELESRTGGALEAELDRESWRALGLAVGEGVTAVPRGLRVFPA from the coding sequence ATGGGCATCACCGTCAGCAATCTGCAGAAGCGCTTCGGCGACTTCACCGCCCTCGACAACGTCTCGCTCGACTTTCCGCCGGGCGAACTGGTTGCGCTGCTCGGACCTTCCGGTTGTGGCAAGACCACGCTCCTGCGCGTGATCGCGGGCCTCGAATACGCAGACGCGGGCCAGGTCGTGCTGCAAGGTCAGGACGTGGGCGAGGTGGGCGCGCGCGAGCGTCAGGTGGGCTTCGTGTTCCAGCATTACGCGCTGTTCCGCCATATGACGGTATTCGAGAACGTGGCGTTCGGCCTGCGCGTGAAGCCGCGCGGCGAGCGGCCCTCGGAGGCCGTGATCCGCGAGAAGGTGCACGAATTGCTCAAGCTCGTGCAGCTCGACTGGCTCGCTCAGCGCTACCCGTCAGAACTTTCGGGCGGCCAGCGTCAGCGCATCGCGCTGGCGCGCGCGCTCGCCGTCGAGCCAAAGGTGCTGCTGCTCGACGAGCCGTTCGGCGCGCTCGACGCCAAGGTGCGCAAGGAATTGCGCTCATGGCTGCGCCGCTTGCACGACGACCTGCACATCTCGACTATCTTCGTCACGCACGACCAGGAAGAAGCGCTCGAGGTGGCCGATCGCATCGTGGTGATGAATCATGGGCATGTGGAGCAGGTGGGCAGTCCGCAGGACGTCTATGATCATCCGCAGACGTCATTCGTCTACGAGTTTCTCGGCGCCGCGAACCGGCTGCGCGGCAGTGTGGATGCGCGTGGCTTCGTAGCTGAAGGCGCGGCGCAGCCGATCTCGGTGCACGCCAGCTTCGAAGGTCCGGCGCTCGCCTACGTGCGCCCGCACGACCTCGTGCTGCACCGCGAAGCGCGCGACCACCGAGATGGCATCGTCGTCGACGTGCGCCGCGTGGTGACGCTGGGCGGCTCGGTGCGCGTGGAGCTGGAAAGCCGCACGGGCGGCGCGCTCGAAGCCGAACTCGACCGCGAGTCATGGCGCGCGCTGGGCCTCGCGGTCGGCGAGGGCGTGACGGCAGTGCCGCGCGGGCTGCGTGTTTTCCCGGCTTAA
- the cysW gene encoding sulfate ABC transporter permease subunit CysW, whose product MSTLPQQRSTRRPDPVTESPWVRWLLTGIALVFLALFLVVPLVAVFWQALSKGIGFYFASLVDPDALSAIKLTLITAAIAVPLNLAFGLAASWAIAKFEFRGKALLTTLIDLPFSVSPVISGLIYVLMFGAQGWFGPWLEDHNVQIIFAVPGIVLATIFVTFPFVARELIPLMQAQGNDEEEAAHVLGASGWQMFRRVTLPNIRWGLLYGVILCNARAMGEFGAVSVVSGHIRGQTDTMPLHVEILYNEYNFAAAFAVASLLALLALVTLGLKLLAERRLSAQMRGADDIPAYAGPQPAAVQHVSQPAAPLAVRQPIQVGEQ is encoded by the coding sequence ATGAGCACGCTGCCGCAACAACGAAGCACGCGCCGGCCGGACCCGGTCACCGAATCGCCGTGGGTGCGCTGGCTCCTGACCGGCATCGCGCTCGTGTTTCTCGCGCTGTTTCTCGTGGTGCCGCTCGTCGCCGTGTTCTGGCAGGCGCTTTCGAAGGGCATTGGCTTTTACTTCGCGTCGCTCGTCGACCCTGACGCGCTCTCCGCGATCAAGCTCACGCTTATCACTGCAGCGATCGCAGTGCCCTTGAATCTGGCGTTCGGTCTCGCGGCTTCGTGGGCGATCGCGAAGTTCGAGTTTCGCGGCAAGGCGCTGCTCACCACGCTGATCGACCTGCCGTTTTCGGTCTCGCCGGTGATTTCGGGTCTCATCTACGTGCTGATGTTCGGCGCGCAGGGCTGGTTCGGGCCGTGGCTCGAAGACCACAACGTGCAGATCATTTTCGCGGTGCCGGGCATCGTGCTTGCCACGATTTTCGTGACGTTCCCGTTCGTCGCGCGCGAGTTGATTCCGCTTATGCAAGCGCAAGGCAACGATGAAGAAGAGGCCGCGCACGTGCTGGGCGCCTCGGGCTGGCAGATGTTCCGCCGCGTGACGCTGCCCAATATCCGCTGGGGTTTGCTGTACGGCGTGATTCTTTGCAATGCGCGCGCGATGGGTGAGTTCGGCGCGGTTTCGGTGGTGTCGGGCCATATTCGCGGCCAGACCGATACGATGCCGCTGCACGTCGAGATTCTTTATAACGAGTACAACTTCGCAGCGGCTTTCGCCGTGGCATCGCTGCTCGCGTTGCTCGCACTCGTCACGCTTGGCCTGAAGCTGCTCGCGGAGCGCCGCCTTTCGGCGCAAATGCGCGGCGCAGATGACATTCCCGCCTACGCTGGCCCGCAGCCCGCGGCCGTGCAACACGTTTCACAACCCGCAGCGCCTCTCGCCGTGCGCCAACCGATTCAAGTAGGGGAGCAGTAA